A genomic region of Mesorhizobium sp. NZP2077 contains the following coding sequences:
- the ileS gene encoding isoleucine--tRNA ligase, translating to MTDTAETIDYSKTLYLPQTDFPMRAGLPEKEPVLVKRWQDMDLYRKLRESAASRTKYVLHDGPPYANGNIHIGHALNKILKDVITRSFQMRGYDSNYVPGWDCHGLPIEWKIEEQYRAKGKNKDEVPVNEFRKECREFAAHWISVQGAEFQRLGVVGDFKNPYTTMAFHAESRIAGELLKFAMSGQLYRGSKPVMWSVVERTALAEAEIEYQDYESDTIWVKFPVASLVRPIDDGEARLTEGALDLLQAHVVIWTTTPWTIPGNRAVNYSPRISYGLYEVTAAENAFGPQPGEKLIFADALAEDSSAKAKVTLNRLRSVSSQELGSLTLSHPFKGLGGGYEFPVPMLAGDHVTDDAGTGFVHTAPGHGREDFDAWMDAAADLRARGIDAAIPFTVDDAGFLTKDAPGFGPDREGGAARVIDDNGKKGNANQAVIDELIKRNALFARGRLKHSYPHSWRSKKPVIFRNTPQWFVYMDKDLGDGTTLRSRALKAIDDTRFVPAAGQNRIRAMIEERPDWVLSRQRAWGVPIAVFADEDGDVLKDEAVNQRIMDAFEEEGADAWFAAGAKERFLGNHDASKWKQVMDILDVWFDSGSTHVFTLEDRPDLKWPADVYLEGSDQHRGWFHSSLLESCGTRGRAPYDTVVTHGFTMDEDGRKMSKSLGNTVVPQDVIKQSGADILRLWVVTTDYWEDQRLGKNVLQTNIDAYRKLRNTIRWMLGTLAHDDGETVPLEAMPELERLMLHRLAELDEVVRSGYDAFEFKRITRTLLDFMVVELSAFYFDIRKDALYCDAPSSLKRKASVQVVRHLFECLVKWLAPMLPFTMEEAWLDRHPDAVSVHLDQFPEIPADWKNEALAEKWRKVRQVRRVVTGALEIARAQKVIGSSLEAVPVVTINDAALEAAISDVDMAEMAITSDLVIAHGEAPGSAFALDDVKGVAVVVEKAEDRGLVKCARSWRYTADVGLDPAFPDVSARDAAVLHELKALGRL from the coding sequence GCCCGAGAAGGAGCCGGTGCTGGTCAAGCGCTGGCAGGACATGGACCTCTACCGCAAGCTGCGCGAGAGCGCCGCCAGCCGCACGAAATACGTGCTGCATGACGGCCCTCCCTACGCAAACGGTAACATCCATATCGGCCATGCGCTGAACAAGATCCTCAAGGATGTCATCACCCGCTCGTTCCAGATGCGCGGCTATGATTCCAACTATGTGCCCGGTTGGGACTGCCACGGCCTGCCGATCGAATGGAAGATCGAGGAGCAGTATCGCGCCAAGGGCAAGAACAAGGACGAAGTGCCGGTCAACGAATTCCGCAAGGAATGCCGGGAGTTTGCCGCGCACTGGATCTCGGTGCAGGGCGCTGAGTTTCAGCGGCTCGGCGTCGTCGGCGACTTCAAGAACCCCTATACGACGATGGCCTTCCACGCGGAGTCGCGCATCGCCGGCGAATTGCTGAAATTCGCCATGTCGGGCCAGCTCTATCGTGGCTCGAAGCCGGTGATGTGGAGCGTCGTCGAGCGCACCGCGCTGGCCGAGGCCGAGATCGAGTACCAGGATTACGAGTCGGATACGATCTGGGTGAAGTTCCCCGTCGCCAGCCTGGTCCGCCCGATCGATGACGGTGAGGCCAGACTGACGGAGGGCGCGCTCGATCTGCTGCAGGCGCATGTCGTCATCTGGACGACCACTCCCTGGACGATCCCTGGCAACCGCGCCGTCAACTATTCGCCGCGTATCAGCTATGGCCTCTACGAGGTTACGGCAGCCGAGAATGCTTTTGGCCCACAGCCGGGCGAAAAGTTGATCTTCGCCGATGCATTGGCTGAAGATTCTTCTGCGAAGGCCAAGGTGACCTTGAATCGCCTTCGCAGTGTTTCATCGCAAGAGCTTGGTAGCCTTACGCTTTCGCACCCCTTCAAGGGCCTCGGCGGCGGCTATGAGTTTCCGGTGCCGATGCTCGCCGGCGACCACGTCACCGACGACGCGGGTACCGGTTTCGTCCACACGGCTCCCGGCCATGGCCGCGAGGACTTCGATGCCTGGATGGATGCGGCGGCGGATCTGCGCGCGCGCGGCATCGATGCAGCCATTCCCTTCACTGTCGACGATGCCGGCTTCCTGACCAAGGATGCACCGGGCTTTGGCCCGGACCGTGAGGGTGGAGCCGCGCGCGTTATCGATGACAACGGCAAGAAGGGCAACGCCAACCAGGCCGTCATCGACGAGCTGATCAAGCGCAACGCTTTGTTCGCGCGTGGACGTCTGAAGCATTCTTATCCGCATTCCTGGCGGTCGAAGAAGCCGGTCATCTTCCGCAACACGCCGCAGTGGTTCGTTTATATGGACAAGGACCTCGGCGACGGCACGACGCTGCGCAGCCGTGCGCTGAAGGCCATCGACGACACGCGCTTCGTGCCGGCCGCCGGTCAGAATCGCATTCGCGCGATGATCGAGGAGCGCCCCGATTGGGTGCTGTCGCGCCAGCGCGCCTGGGGTGTGCCGATCGCCGTCTTTGCAGACGAGGACGGCGACGTGCTGAAGGACGAGGCGGTTAACCAGCGCATCATGGACGCTTTCGAGGAAGAGGGGGCCGATGCCTGGTTCGCCGCTGGCGCCAAGGAGCGTTTCCTAGGCAATCACGATGCCTCCAAGTGGAAGCAGGTGATGGACATCCTCGACGTCTGGTTCGATTCGGGCTCGACGCATGTCTTCACGCTGGAAGACCGTCCGGATCTGAAGTGGCCGGCCGACGTCTATCTCGAAGGCTCGGACCAGCATCGCGGCTGGTTCCACTCCTCGCTGCTCGAAAGCTGCGGCACAAGGGGCAGGGCGCCTTACGACACCGTCGTCACCCATGGTTTCACCATGGACGAGGACGGACGCAAGATGTCGAAATCGCTAGGCAACACCGTCGTGCCGCAGGACGTCATCAAGCAGTCCGGCGCCGACATCTTGCGGCTGTGGGTGGTGACGACGGACTATTGGGAAGACCAGCGGCTCGGCAAGAACGTGCTGCAGACCAATATCGACGCCTACCGCAAGCTGCGCAACACTATCCGCTGGATGCTGGGCACGCTCGCCCATGACGATGGCGAGACCGTGCCGCTGGAAGCGATGCCGGAGCTGGAGCGGTTGATGTTGCATCGGCTGGCTGAACTGGATGAAGTCGTGCGCTCTGGCTACGACGCCTTCGAGTTCAAGCGCATCACCCGCACGCTGCTCGATTTCATGGTTGTCGAGCTGTCGGCTTTCTATTTCGACATCCGCAAGGATGCGCTCTACTGCGACGCGCCGTCGAGCCTGAAGCGCAAGGCCTCGGTGCAAGTGGTGCGCCATCTCTTCGAGTGCCTGGTGAAATGGCTGGCGCCAATGCTGCCCTTCACCATGGAAGAGGCCTGGCTCGACCGCCATCCCGATGCGGTGTCGGTGCATCTCGACCAGTTCCCGGAAATCCCGGCGGACTGGAAGAATGAGGCGCTGGCGGAGAAATGGCGCAAGGTGCGGCAGGTGCGCCGCGTCGTCACCGGCGCGCTCGAGATCGCGCGGGCGCAGAAGGTAATCGGTTCCTCGCTGGAAGCGGTGCCGGTCGTCACCATCAACGACGCAGCGCTTGAGGCGGCGATATCGGACGTCGACATGGCCGAGATGGCGATCACCAGCGATCTCGTCATTGCCCATGGCGAGGCGCCGGGATCAGCCTTCGCGCTCGACGACGTCAAGGGCGTTGCGGTGGTGGTCGAGAAGGCCGAGGATCGCGGCCTGGTCAAATGCGCGCGTTCCTGGCGCTACACGGCCGATGTCGGGCTGGACCCGGCGTTCCCCGATGTCTCGGCGCGCGATGCCGCCGTGCTGCATGAGTTGAAGGCGCTCGGCCGGCTTTAG
- a CDS encoding nucleoside deaminase — protein sequence MKRPDFMTLALKEAEAAALRGEVPVGAVIATGNTVVAKAGNRARELADPTAHAEMLVIREACGKLSSERLTGHDLYVTLEPCAMCAGAISFARLRRLYFGAADEKGGAVVNGVRFFASPTCHHTPDIYPGMGETEAALLLKDFFRERRD from the coding sequence TTGAAGCGGCCTGATTTCATGACTTTGGCGTTAAAGGAGGCCGAAGCGGCAGCCTTGCGTGGCGAAGTGCCGGTCGGCGCCGTCATCGCCACTGGCAACACAGTTGTGGCAAAAGCCGGCAACCGCGCCCGCGAACTTGCCGACCCAACGGCGCATGCCGAGATGCTGGTCATCCGCGAAGCCTGCGGGAAACTCTCGAGCGAGCGGCTGACCGGCCACGATCTCTATGTAACGCTGGAACCTTGCGCCATGTGCGCAGGCGCCATTTCCTTCGCCAGGCTACGCCGTCTGTATTTCGGTGCCGCCGACGAAAAGGGCGGTGCGGTGGTCAATGGCGTGCGCTTTTTCGCCTCGCCGACCTGCCACCATACGCCCGACATCTATCCGGGCATGGGCGAGACCGAAGCGGCCCTGCTGCTGAAGGATTTCTTCAGGGAACGTCGCGACTAA